One window from the genome of Micromonospora aurantiaca ATCC 27029 encodes:
- a CDS encoding elongation factor G has product MALLNLGIVAHVDAGKTSLTERLLYEAGAVAEPGSVDAGTTRTDSMELERRRGITIRAAVTSITIGDLSINLLDTPGHPDFIAEVERSLAVLDAAVLVVSSVEGVQPQTVAIWRALRRIGVPTVFFFNKVDRGGADVDRATAQVRQRLGARPVLLTTVTGQGSREALVHAVDLDAEPVVAEVAEVDDAVAARWLTDRPVRVRDVRRALRRAVRGAELVPAVCGSAITGAGVRRLCDVLADLLPHGEARDGPPAGTVFAVDRDGRGRRAWLRLWSGRLRVRDRVQLAGGRPEPVTEIAVIEPAGVLVRRSVSAGQIAAVRGVSARIGQHIGDPPRRHGYRFPPPTRQAVVEPVDPAQRLAMFAGLAELADEDPLVDLRLDEQQAEAVIRLHGEVQKEVLAALMEDRYGVRVRFSGTLTACIERVAGTGAAEERLRERGNPYLAGLGLRIDAAPAGHGIEFRPGIEPGRLPPAFVAATEEGVRAALRQGRHGWPVTDCTVTMTASRYWPRQSRPHQKFDKSISTVAADFRNLAPVVVAAALRQAGTRVCQPIERFDVNLPRHAVETVLALLGRLGAVVHDTAVAGGYLEVSGTLPSARVPRVVAALPDLTGGEAVLTTTFDHYAPVTGEEPPTLPRRGPDPDDREAWFRAVPR; this is encoded by the coding sequence TTGGCCCTGTTGAACCTCGGAATCGTCGCGCATGTTGACGCCGGAAAGACCAGCCTGACCGAACGCCTGCTCTACGAGGCGGGCGCCGTGGCCGAGCCGGGCAGCGTCGACGCCGGCACGACCCGGACCGACTCGATGGAGCTGGAACGCCGCCGCGGCATCACCATCCGGGCGGCCGTCACCTCGATCACCATCGGCGACCTCAGCATCAACCTGCTGGACACCCCCGGCCACCCCGACTTCATCGCGGAGGTCGAGCGGTCCCTGGCCGTCCTCGACGCCGCAGTGCTCGTGGTGTCGAGCGTGGAGGGCGTCCAGCCGCAGACAGTCGCCATCTGGCGGGCGCTGCGCCGCATCGGCGTACCGACTGTGTTCTTCTTCAACAAGGTGGACCGTGGCGGCGCCGACGTGGACCGGGCGACGGCCCAGGTGCGGCAGCGGCTCGGGGCGCGGCCGGTCCTGCTCACCACTGTCACCGGCCAGGGCAGCCGCGAGGCCCTGGTGCATGCCGTGGACCTCGACGCCGAACCCGTGGTGGCGGAGGTGGCCGAGGTCGACGACGCGGTGGCGGCACGCTGGCTGACCGACCGGCCGGTACGTGTCCGCGACGTCCGCCGGGCGCTCCGCCGCGCGGTACGAGGCGCCGAGCTGGTCCCGGCGGTGTGCGGCTCGGCCATCACCGGTGCCGGGGTACGCCGGCTGTGCGACGTCCTGGCCGACCTGCTCCCGCACGGCGAGGCGCGGGACGGTCCGCCGGCGGGCACCGTCTTCGCCGTCGACCGGGACGGGCGCGGCCGGCGCGCCTGGCTGCGGTTGTGGTCCGGGCGTCTGCGGGTGCGGGACCGGGTGCAGCTCGCCGGCGGTCGTCCGGAGCCGGTCACCGAGATCGCCGTCATCGAGCCCGCCGGCGTGCTGGTGCGCCGGTCGGTCTCCGCCGGGCAGATCGCGGCGGTACGCGGGGTGTCGGCCCGGATCGGCCAGCACATCGGCGACCCGCCACGGCGGCACGGCTACCGGTTCCCGCCACCGACCCGGCAGGCGGTCGTCGAGCCGGTCGACCCGGCGCAGCGCCTGGCGATGTTCGCCGGCCTGGCCGAGCTGGCCGACGAGGACCCGCTCGTGGACCTGCGCCTCGACGAGCAGCAGGCGGAAGCGGTGATCCGCCTGCACGGCGAGGTCCAGAAGGAGGTCCTCGCCGCCCTGATGGAGGACCGCTACGGCGTCCGGGTGCGGTTCTCCGGCACGCTCACCGCCTGCATCGAACGGGTCGCCGGCACCGGCGCCGCCGAGGAGCGGTTGCGCGAGCGCGGCAACCCGTACCTGGCCGGGCTGGGGTTGCGCATCGACGCCGCACCGGCCGGGCACGGCATCGAGTTCCGTCCCGGGATCGAGCCGGGCCGGCTGCCACCCGCCTTCGTCGCCGCCACCGAGGAGGGCGTGCGGGCCGCGCTGCGGCAGGGCCGGCACGGCTGGCCGGTCACCGACTGCACTGTCACCATGACGGCGTCCCGGTACTGGCCCCGGCAGAGCAGGCCGCACCAGAAGTTCGACAAGTCGATATCGACGGTGGCGGCGGACTTCCGCAACCTCGCCCCGGTCGTGGTCGCCGCCGCGCTGCGGCAGGCCGGTACGCGGGTGTGCCAGCCGATCGAGCGGTTCGACGTCAACCTGCCCCGGCACGCGGTCGAGACGGTGCTGGCGCTGCTCGGCCGGCTCGGCGCGGTCGTCCACGACACCGCAGTCGCTGGCGGCTACCTGGAGGTGAGCGGCACCCTGCCGTCCGCCCGGGTGCCGCGGGTCGTCGCCGCCCTGCCCGACCTCACCGGCGGCGAGGCGGTGCTGACCACCACCTTCGACCATTACGCGCCGGTCACCGGCGAGGAACCCCCGACACTGCCCCGGCGCGGACCGGACCCGGACGACCGGGAGGCGTGGTTCCGGGCCGTACCGAGGTAG
- a CDS encoding endonuclease/exonuclease/phosphatase family protein: MLTAVCLLVVAGLPAGSSDAGAAGAGTLRVLQMNLCNSGRAGCYTGRAVPQAADVIAAELPDVVTLNEVCRDDVVTLARTLRAVRAGGTTVSAFQAAGDRPSGGPTRCNNGEPYGIGLLARLDARDTRPSVHRGTYPAQDLTDPEERVWLCVRADGLHACTTHLANTSGQVALAQCGQLLGTVVPGVRGGAVGAPTVLGGDLNLRAGGMPDVRSCVPVGYRRIDDGGRQQILASSGVTICCRRAVDMRGATDHPALLATMIRSWPAPPPGRY, translated from the coding sequence GTGCTGACCGCGGTGTGTCTGCTCGTCGTTGCCGGGCTACCGGCTGGATCCTCGGACGCCGGCGCCGCCGGCGCGGGGACGCTGCGGGTGCTCCAGATGAACCTGTGCAACAGCGGCCGGGCCGGCTGCTACACCGGCCGGGCCGTCCCGCAGGCCGCCGACGTCATCGCCGCGGAACTGCCCGACGTGGTCACGCTCAACGAGGTCTGCCGCGACGACGTGGTGACGCTTGCGCGTACGCTGCGGGCCGTCCGTGCCGGTGGCACGACGGTGTCCGCGTTCCAGGCCGCCGGTGACCGCCCCTCCGGCGGTCCCACCCGGTGCAACAACGGCGAGCCGTACGGGATCGGGTTGCTGGCCCGCCTCGACGCCCGCGACACGCGGCCGTCGGTGCACCGGGGGACCTATCCGGCGCAGGACCTGACCGACCCTGAGGAGCGGGTCTGGCTCTGTGTCCGGGCCGACGGGCTGCACGCGTGCACCACGCACCTGGCGAACACCAGCGGCCAGGTGGCGCTGGCCCAGTGCGGGCAGTTGCTCGGCACCGTCGTGCCGGGCGTCCGGGGCGGCGCCGTCGGCGCGCCGACCGTCCTCGGCGGTGACCTCAACCTGCGGGCCGGAGGCATGCCGGACGTGCGGTCGTGCGTGCCGGTGGGCTACCGGCGGATCGACGACGGCGGCCGCCAGCAGATCCTGGCGTCGAGCGGCGTGACGATCTGCTGCCGCCGCGCGGTGGACATGCGCGGGGCGACCGACCATCCGGCGCTGCTGGCGACCATGATCCGCTCGTGGCCGGCGCCGCCACCGGGACGGTACTGA
- a CDS encoding SigE family RNA polymerase sigma factor — protein MKAEDEQAFREFVTSQMASLRKLAYMTCGDWHAAEDAVANALVKLYPRWRKLERPDLYVKTMVYRAAIDETRRPWRRERSAGDAMPDAAVRDTAAVTDERMRLRAALEAVPAGQRAAVVLRHYLDLSLEDTAAVLDCTVGTVKDR, from the coding sequence TTGAAAGCCGAAGACGAGCAAGCGTTCCGCGAGTTCGTGACGTCACAGATGGCGTCCCTGCGCAAGCTGGCGTACATGACCTGCGGCGACTGGCACGCCGCGGAGGACGCCGTGGCAAACGCGCTGGTCAAGCTCTATCCACGCTGGCGGAAGCTGGAGCGGCCCGATCTCTACGTCAAGACCATGGTCTACCGGGCCGCGATCGACGAGACCCGTCGGCCCTGGCGGCGCGAGCGGTCGGCCGGCGACGCCATGCCGGACGCCGCGGTGCGGGACACGGCGGCGGTGACTGACGAGCGGATGCGCCTGCGGGCGGCGCTCGAAGCCGTCCCGGCGGGACAGCGGGCCGCCGTGGTGCTCCGGCACTACCTGGACCTGAGCCTGGAGGACACGGCCGCCGTGCTCGACTGCACGGTCGGCACTGTCAAGGATCGTTAG
- a CDS encoding recombinase family protein — MVRRKARSGNQGRFDSKDALLAGGGQVRALRYQRASQDKKEQGKSVHDQGVLNLAEITKRSWTDAGSFTDNHRSASRRATKEREQFELLIEQIRAGKGDVLVVWEISRKERDLAVFVKIRDMCHEVGLYFWLVGGVLYDLRDKNDRMMLGFQAVQAEWMAEAIRDNVLRGIVGAAEAGRPHGKITYGYRRIYDQRTRALLRQEPDDEIRTAVAADGTVTEYSHAQVVRDNFRLIAAGMPLTAREAELNRLGIPASQGGVWRRGILRKQVMNPAYIGKRVLRGEIVGDGIWPALVSEETYWAVVRMLGDPARTTTRPGRAVHLLSYIVRCGVCDGPLSSQRQNRHGWTGQVYSCLHKRHVGVKAPILDEYVQRAVVAWLSRPDVHDILTAAAGSDEDVTHARAEAQRLRRELEDWRRLAENGDVTAIAYARAEKGLLAQIAEHEQRAADAGIPAVLRGRIGDHAVQAWQELDGNTPVKREIIRLVADIKLLPAAYKGDRSPFGRHRLHWNWNFDPHHHPKA; from the coding sequence ATGGTACGGCGGAAGGCCCGGTCGGGGAACCAGGGCCGTTTTGACAGCAAGGACGCGCTGCTGGCCGGGGGCGGGCAGGTGCGGGCGTTGCGGTATCAGCGCGCGAGTCAGGACAAGAAGGAGCAGGGCAAGAGCGTCCACGACCAGGGCGTGCTCAACTTGGCGGAGATTACGAAGCGGTCCTGGACGGACGCGGGGTCGTTCACCGACAACCACCGCTCGGCCAGCCGCCGTGCGACGAAGGAGCGCGAGCAGTTCGAGTTGCTGATCGAGCAGATCCGCGCGGGCAAGGGCGATGTGCTGGTGGTCTGGGAGATCTCCCGCAAGGAACGCGACTTGGCCGTGTTCGTGAAGATCCGGGACATGTGTCACGAGGTCGGCCTGTACTTCTGGCTGGTCGGTGGGGTGTTGTATGACCTGCGGGACAAGAACGACCGGATGATGCTCGGTTTCCAGGCGGTGCAGGCCGAGTGGATGGCCGAGGCGATCCGCGACAACGTGCTGCGCGGCATCGTCGGCGCCGCCGAAGCGGGTCGCCCGCACGGAAAGATCACCTACGGGTATCGGCGGATCTACGACCAGCGCACCCGAGCGTTGCTGCGTCAGGAGCCCGACGACGAGATCCGCACCGCCGTGGCCGCCGACGGGACGGTGACGGAGTATTCCCACGCTCAGGTGGTGCGGGACAACTTCCGGCTCATCGCCGCGGGGATGCCGTTGACGGCGCGGGAAGCCGAGTTGAACCGGCTCGGGATCCCCGCCTCCCAGGGCGGGGTCTGGCGGCGGGGGATCCTGCGCAAGCAGGTGATGAACCCGGCCTACATCGGTAAGCGGGTCCTGCGCGGGGAGATCGTCGGCGACGGGATCTGGCCCGCCCTGGTCAGCGAGGAGACCTACTGGGCGGTGGTGCGCATGCTCGGCGACCCCGCGCGCACCACGACCCGTCCCGGCCGGGCGGTGCACCTGCTGTCCTACATCGTGCGCTGCGGAGTGTGCGACGGGCCGCTGTCCTCGCAGCGGCAGAACCGGCACGGCTGGACCGGGCAGGTGTACTCCTGCCTGCACAAGCGGCACGTCGGAGTGAAAGCACCGATCCTCGACGAGTACGTGCAGCGCGCCGTAGTGGCGTGGCTGTCCCGCCCCGACGTCCACGACATCCTCACCGCCGCCGCTGGCAGCGACGAAGACGTCACCCACGCCCGCGCCGAAGCCCAACGCCTGCGCAGAGAACTCGAAGACTGGCGCCGCCTCGCCGAAAACGGCGACGTCACCGCCATCGCCTACGCCCGCGCCGAGAAAGGCCTCCTCGCCCAGATCGCCGAGCACGAACAACGCGCCGCCGACGCCGGCATCCCCGCCGTGCTCCGCGGACGCATCGGCGACCACGCCGTACAGGCATGGCAAGAACTCGACGGCAACACCCCCGTCAAACGAGAGATCATCCGCCTCGTCGCCGACATCAAACTCCTACCCGCCGCCTACAAAGGCGACCGCAGCCCCTTCGGCCGCCACCGCCTCCACTGGAACTGGAACTTCGACCCCCACCACCACCCGAAGGCCTGA